Genomic segment of uncultured Tolumonas sp.:
ATTGTGGCTATCCCGATTGTTGCTAGCCTGAGTTTTTCCGCGATTTGTAGTTTAAATTCGAAATTATATTTGCAGCTGCTTTCATTGGGCGCAAGTCAATGGCAAGCGCAGCTGTTATTAGTGCGTGAAGCTCGTATTGGATTGATGGCTGCCGTGATCGCTGGTTTTGGGCGTGTGGTTTCAGAAGTAGGTGCATCCATGATGGTCGGTGGAAATATCCGCGGTCAAACTCGGGTTCTCGCAACCGCAACCGTGATGGAAGTAGGTAAAGGTAATTACGATATTGCTTTAGCAATCGGCGTTATTTTACTCCTGGTGACATTTATCATCGTTTGGCTAATGACTTATTTGCAGCATCAAAACATGAAAGTTAGTACGCATGAACGTTAAATAAGGTTAGGTGATTATGGCAACCCCTCCTCTATTAAACATGCAGCAGCTCAGTGTTGAACATGCCACTGGGCACAAAGTGTTGGATCTTGACTCACTCACCATTCAGCCCGGAGAGCTTATCGCGTTATTGGGGCATAACGGAGCTGGGAAGAGCACGCTGCTGCAAACCATCAACCTTTTACAACCATTCTCCGGTACGTTTTATCTATTTGGTCATGATGTAAAAAAAAGCAACCCAACCCTCCTGCGTCGCCGGTGTGCGTTGGTATTTCAAGATAATTTGCTGCTTAATATGAATGTTTATGACAATTTAGCCTGCACATTACGTTTTCATGATACGCCACGTCAGAATATTCCTGGCCGGATAAAACAAGTGCTGCAAGATTTCGGTTGTGAGCACTTAGCTCAACGAGCTGCTACCGAACTTTCTGGCGGAGAAGCACAACGTGTATGCCTGGCGCGAGCAGTGATTGGTGAACCAGAGTTGTTATTGTTGGATGAGCCATCGTCATCGCTGGATGTATCGACTCGACGCGAGGTTATTGAAAAAATCAGGCTCTATGCCAGCGCTCACGGTATAACCACGTTATTGGTTAGTCATTTATTCACGGATGTTCTCAATTTTGCTCAACGGGCTTTGATCTTATCAAACGGTCAGATTATTCAAGATGATGCACCAGAGGTAGTGATGCGACGCCCTGTTGATGAACAAGCGGCCAGACTGGTGGCTATGGATAACATCTTACCTTGCCGCCACAGCTCCAATAATCAGATCTGCTTGCCGGGGAATATTGAACTGTCGTTATCACATACACCAATTTCGCCAATATCACACTGCTGTTTGCCTGGGGATGCCATTTTTCATTACAACTCAAGAGCAACTTTACCATCGACGGGATTGATCTGTTTTGAGGCCGTGGTTGAGCGGATCTACCCTGGAATTGGCAGCCAGCGACTCACGCTGAATGTGAATGGCAGTCTTTATCATGCTCGAGTACCTCGATCGGCACTTGATACCACCGACTTATTGCATACCTGCCAACGTTTTGCATTCCATTGCGATGAGCTGCATGTGATCTGATAGCAGTTGTACAGATCCCCTATTGGGGATCAATATTTCTTCACTTCTATCTGTAATTTCTGTAATGCATAACCGAGCTGTCTGGGTGTTATACCTAAATGGCGTGCGGCTTTCGCTTTGACCCAACCACATTTTTCTAATGCCATCACTAAACGACTACGATCTGTTTCTTTATAGGCAGCCGGTGCGCCCCCAATACGATATTCAACTTGCGTTGATTCACCAAGAGCTGGTCCAACCGTAAGCAAACCATTAATCGGTGCCTTGAGAGTTTCTGTTTGCTGAATAGTTTGGTTCAAACGACGGCGGATACATTGACCAGTTGCACAAGGTAGTTGCTGAATAACATCTGATTTCGACAATAACGCTGCATGTTCTAAGCAATTTTCGAGATCGCGGACATTACCCGGCCAATCGCAGGAATACAAATGCTCCATGGCATCCCGAGCAATCGATATATTTTTGCCATTTTCTTTGTTGTAACGTTTAAAAAAATAATCGACTAAATCAGGAAGGTCTTCTGCTCTCTCTCGCAGCGATGGTAAAACGATAGAAGCAACGTGAATGCGATAATAAAGTTCAGGTAAAAAACGCTCTTGTAATACCAATGTCTCTAAATTCTTCTCTGAAGCACAAATAATTCTTATGTTGCTTGATTCAACATGATTGCTACCCAGTGGCTCGTACTTTTGCTCTTGTAAAATCCGCAGCAACCGACTTTGCATGGCCAGTGAAAAATGTCCAATTTCACTTAAGAATAATGTGCCTCCTAATGCTTGCGATACGCGACCTTGTCGACTTTGTGTGATTCCTGGTAAGAAGTCGGCCTCACAACCGAAGAGATCGAGCATGAGTTGTTCATCAGAGATATGTTCACAGCAAACTTTGATGAATGGACCTTGTTTATTCTGTGATTGAGCATGGATGGTTCGAGCAATCACGTCTTTTCCTGTGCCAGGCTCTCCTCGCAGTAGTACAGCTGAACGGGTTGGTGCTATTTGATTTATCATTTCAAGCATCTGCTTCATTGCTGGTGAATGCGAAATAATATGACCAACTGAATGATGAGAATGTGCTTTCCGCGCCTTACATTCCTGAGCTTTATGCTGCTTATGCTCTTCTAATTGGGGGCGCTCTATAGCGATATTTGATTGTGCTGTGTGTTCTTGCATACCCAACCCCTATATAAAAATTTGCATAACGACATGAAGCAAAAAAAAGGCCATCAAACGGCAAGACAAATCCGATCGTAACAATCTGATTTACAAGGGTTTATTAAGAACGACAGGGGTTAGATAAGTGATTGGATGTCTGAAATGTAAGATTTACCACCAAAATAGGACATAACGGTACACTAATAAGGCAAAAATGAGCCCCCTCTGCAAAATGGGGCCCATTTTCTTATAAGTTAAAATCAGGCAGAAACACCCAGAATGACGCTGCCTGCTTTGAACAATACACTGGCAGCTGAACCAACAGCCAAGCCAAGATCTGTTACTGCATCATTGGTAATGATAGCTTTAACTTCGCTACCGCCAGCCAGCTTCACAACGACTTCACTGTTCACTACACCTGTTTTCAGTTCAGTAACAGAACCCTTAAGGTGATTACGTGCACTGTAACGAACAGAATCATCGCCAGTTACAATCATGATTGCCGGTGCTTTTACAAATGCGGTGGCTGCTGTTCCGACGGCTAAGCCCAAGTTTTTAAGGCTATCTAAGGTCACTGTTGCAACAATTACGTCACCACCAGTAACAGACAAAGAGACTTCAGCATTAACTGCGCCTTCACGAATTTCACTTACCGTTCCTGCAAACACATTACGAGCGCTGATAGCCATACGAATTTCCTTATCAAGTAACAACAATTTAATTTTATACCGTTCCCAACTGACAGCCGTTTTTGGCTTTCAGCCTCATAACCATACTTTTTATCGTTGTATAAATACCAGCATAGCCTCTATTGTTTTTTTACTTTGATAACAGATAGATAATGACTTTTATAACCCAATGTATGCCGGTCCACTGCCGCCTTCCGGTGGTGTCCAGTGAATCTGTTGTTTCAAATCTTTAATTTCACAACATTTACAATGCAAACAGCGATTTGCCCGAATAATAAACTGATCATTCTCTTCGACATATACACCAGCCGGACAACAGTAACAGAGCAATTTTTTTGCTTGGGGATCAGTGTAATTACGTGCAAATTGCCCATCGGCTAAATGAAGATGATCGGGTTGTGTTTCGTTATGTTTAATTCTGGCCAGATAAAGTGAATTATCTCGCTGTAACGCAATGCCTGTTTCTTGAGGTGTGTCTTTTGATGCTTGTGTGTGATCATGGTCTGCACGACGATATTGAAACGTTGGTAAACATAAACCAACATGATTTAGCCAGTAAT
This window contains:
- a CDS encoding sigma 54-interacting transcriptional regulator; protein product: MQEHTAQSNIAIERPQLEEHKQHKAQECKARKAHSHHSVGHIISHSPAMKQMLEMINQIAPTRSAVLLRGEPGTGKDVIARTIHAQSQNKQGPFIKVCCEHISDEQLMLDLFGCEADFLPGITQSRQGRVSQALGGTLFLSEIGHFSLAMQSRLLRILQEQKYEPLGSNHVESSNIRIICASEKNLETLVLQERFLPELYYRIHVASIVLPSLRERAEDLPDLVDYFFKRYNKENGKNISIARDAMEHLYSCDWPGNVRDLENCLEHAALLSKSDVIQQLPCATGQCIRRRLNQTIQQTETLKAPINGLLTVGPALGESTQVEYRIGGAPAAYKETDRSRLVMALEKCGWVKAKAARHLGITPRQLGYALQKLQIEVKKY
- a CDS encoding ABC transporter permease, with translation MPDLFSVVHQLADTDVLDITSLTLQVSFTATFISIVVGVPAGMWMALNAFRGKALLCALLNFGMGLPPVVVGLMVSLLLWRYGPLGELGWMYTPKAMVIVQAIVAIPIVASLSFSAICSLNSKLYLQLLSLGASQWQAQLLLVREARIGLMAAVIAGFGRVVSEVGASMMVGGNIRGQTRVLATATVMEVGKGNYDIALAIGVILLLVTFIIVWLMTYLQHQNMKVSTHER
- a CDS encoding TOBE domain-containing protein; translation: MAISARNVFAGTVSEIREGAVNAEVSLSVTGGDVIVATVTLDSLKNLGLAVGTAATAFVKAPAIMIVTGDDSVRYSARNHLKGSVTELKTGVVNSEVVVKLAGGSEVKAIITNDAVTDLGLAVGSAASVLFKAGSVILGVSA
- a CDS encoding energy-coupling factor ABC transporter ATP-binding protein, which produces MATPPLLNMQQLSVEHATGHKVLDLDSLTIQPGELIALLGHNGAGKSTLLQTINLLQPFSGTFYLFGHDVKKSNPTLLRRRCALVFQDNLLLNMNVYDNLACTLRFHDTPRQNIPGRIKQVLQDFGCEHLAQRAATELSGGEAQRVCLARAVIGEPELLLLDEPSSSLDVSTRREVIEKIRLYASAHGITTLLVSHLFTDVLNFAQRALILSNGQIIQDDAPEVVMRRPVDEQAARLVAMDNILPCRHSSNNQICLPGNIELSLSHTPISPISHCCLPGDAIFHYNSRATLPSTGLICFEAVVERIYPGIGSQRLTLNVNGSLYHARVPRSALDTTDLLHTCQRFAFHCDELHVI